The following are encoded together in the Cyanobacterium aponinum PCC 10605 genome:
- a CDS encoding NAD-dependent succinate-semialdehyde dehydrogenase: MAIATVNPTTEETLKIFTPLTAEEIEKKLHLAETTFQQYRLTSFAHRREKLLKAGEILENNARKWAEIITLEMGKPIKQALAEIKKCALVCRYYAENAESFLKPKTIASDASYSVINYQPLGIILAVMPWNFPFWQVLRFATPALMAGNVGLLKHASNVPQCANAIASIFLEAGFPEGVFQSLLITSNQVEGVLRDKRVKAVTLTGSELAGRKVASVAGDELKKSVLELGGSDPFIVTKSANIEEAVKVAVTARMLNNGQSCIAAKRFILEDAIAPKFTELLLQEYQKLKIGNPFDETVDIGPLATANILEDIVQQVDETIAKGAKVLIGGKPLEGKGYFYPPTILTDIPVNSPGMNEEFFAPVALIFTVKNIEEAIILANSTNFGLGASIWTNNQTEIDLAVRDIEAGSVFINGMVKSDPRLPFGGIKRSGYGRELSMEGMLEFMNIKTVWQK; encoded by the coding sequence ATGGCTATTGCAACAGTTAATCCAACCACAGAAGAAACCCTAAAAATTTTTACTCCTTTAACCGCAGAAGAAATCGAAAAGAAATTACATCTGGCAGAAACAACTTTCCAACAATACCGCCTAACTTCTTTTGCCCATCGCCGAGAGAAACTCCTCAAAGCAGGAGAAATTTTGGAAAATAATGCCAGAAAATGGGCAGAAATAATTACTCTGGAAATGGGCAAACCCATAAAACAAGCATTAGCGGAAATTAAAAAATGTGCTTTGGTTTGTCGTTACTACGCTGAAAATGCAGAATCTTTCTTAAAACCAAAGACGATCGCATCTGATGCTTCCTATAGTGTGATAAACTATCAACCATTGGGTATTATTTTAGCCGTAATGCCTTGGAATTTTCCTTTTTGGCAAGTTTTGAGGTTCGCCACTCCTGCCCTCATGGCGGGGAATGTGGGCTTATTAAAACACGCTTCTAATGTGCCTCAATGTGCAAATGCGATCGCATCTATTTTTCTGGAGGCTGGTTTTCCTGAAGGGGTATTTCAATCATTATTAATAACCTCAAATCAGGTAGAAGGGGTGTTGAGAGACAAGAGAGTAAAAGCCGTAACCCTTACAGGTAGTGAATTAGCAGGAAGAAAAGTTGCTTCTGTGGCTGGAGATGAGCTGAAAAAAAGTGTGCTGGAATTGGGGGGGAGTGACCCGTTTATCGTGACTAAATCTGCTAATATCGAAGAAGCGGTAAAAGTCGCTGTCACCGCCAGAATGCTTAATAATGGGCAATCCTGCATCGCCGCTAAACGTTTTATTCTCGAAGATGCGATCGCACCTAAATTTACAGAATTGTTACTACAAGAGTATCAAAAGCTAAAAATTGGGAATCCTTTTGACGAAACCGTTGATATAGGCCCCCTCGCCACTGCTAACATTTTAGAAGATATAGTGCAACAGGTTGATGAAACCATCGCTAAGGGTGCAAAAGTGCTAATCGGAGGAAAACCCCTAGAAGGAAAAGGCTATTTCTACCCTCCTACCATTTTGACCGATATTCCCGTCAATTCTCCGGGGATGAATGAAGAATTTTTCGCACCTGTAGCTTTAATATTTACAGTAAAAAATATAGAAGAAGCGATCATTTTAGCTAATAGTACCAATTTTGGATTAGGAGCATCAATCTGGACAAATAATCAAACAGAAATAGATTTAGCCGTTAGAGATATAGAAGCAGGGTCAGTATTTATTAATGGTATGGTAAAATCAGACCCTCGTCTTCCTTTTGGCGGAATAAAACGCTCAGGTTATGGGCGAGAATTAAGTATGGAAGGAATGCTTGAATTTATGAATATAAAAACCGTTTGGCAAAAATAA
- a CDS encoding type II toxin-antitoxin system VapC family toxin — protein MENIILVDTSPLIAILSPQDNYHKLCVDTLKTIKPPLLTTWAVITETLWLIRHNRKAIQSLFKMIEGGLVQIDPLSDNTISWLNQFMLKYHDMGVQVADASLCYLGEIYNLKVVFTLR, from the coding sequence ATGGAAAATATTATATTGGTTGATACTAGCCCATTAATAGCAATATTATCACCCCAAGATAATTACCACAAACTTTGCGTTGATACTCTTAAAACTATTAAGCCCCCCCTGCTGACAACATGGGCTGTGATTACTGAAACTCTATGGTTAATTCGTCATAATCGAAAAGCAATACAATCTCTATTTAAAATGATTGAAGGAGGATTAGTACAAATTGACCCTTTATCAGATAATACTATTAGTTGGTTAAATCAATTTATGTTGAAATATCATGATATGGGAGTGCAAGTAGCAGACGCATCATTATGTTATTTAGGAGAAATCTACAATCTTAAAGTGGTTTTCACCCTTAGATAG
- a CDS encoding histone deacetylase family protein has protein sequence MITIIYSEEFLNHKTGRLHPESPDRLINICQTLKESQQLKNQLNWIHPTPVEKSLALNWVEKIHDWHHIERIKLIAKRGGGKLDPDTSVSANSYYVGLLAVSAWLDGIEQIVNHHQPCFILARPPGHHATASEGMGFCLFSNAAIAASYAISKKGINRVAILDWDVHHGNGTQAIVESNPNIAYCSLHQSPCYPGTGMAEEKGLYNNVLNIPVKAGSGIAEYEVYFQKQVIPFLKEFQPDILIVSAGYDANFDDPLANMCLFPQDYGKLTKYCLEVTDKIVLGLEGGYHLQALAKSVEYTLLEVLEKTNIN, from the coding sequence ATGATAACCATTATTTACTCGGAAGAATTTTTAAACCACAAAACGGGAAGACTCCACCCAGAATCCCCTGATAGACTGATTAATATTTGTCAAACATTAAAAGAAAGTCAACAACTTAAAAATCAATTAAATTGGATACATCCAACTCCTGTAGAAAAAAGTTTAGCCCTCAATTGGGTAGAAAAAATTCACGATTGGCATCACATTGAAAGAATAAAACTTATCGCCAAAAGAGGGGGAGGAAAATTAGACCCAGATACGAGCGTTTCTGCTAATAGTTATTATGTAGGGTTATTAGCTGTTAGTGCATGGTTAGATGGTATTGAACAAATAGTAAACCATCATCAACCCTGTTTTATCCTAGCACGTCCCCCCGGACATCATGCTACTGCTTCAGAAGGAATGGGTTTTTGTCTTTTTTCCAATGCTGCGATCGCGGCTAGTTATGCTATAAGTAAGAAAGGAATAAATAGAGTAGCAATTTTAGATTGGGACGTACATCATGGCAATGGTACACAAGCCATAGTAGAATCTAATCCTAACATAGCCTATTGCTCTTTACATCAATCCCCTTGCTATCCCGGCACTGGTATGGCGGAAGAAAAAGGTTTATATAATAATGTTTTAAATATCCCCGTCAAGGCAGGAAGTGGTATCGCAGAATATGAAGTTTATTTTCAAAAACAGGTAATCCCCTTCTTGAAAGAATTTCAACCAGATATATTGATAGTAAGTGCAGGATACGATGCCAACTTTGATGATCCTTTAGCTAATATGTGTTTGTTTCCTCAAGACTATGGCAAATTGACAAAATATTGTTTAGAAGTCACCGATAAAATAGTATTAGGCTTGGAAGGAGGCTATCATTTACAGGCTTTAGCGAAATCCGTAGAATATACGCTCTTAGAAGTACTAGAAAAAACAAACATAAACTAG
- a CDS encoding DUF3352 domain-containing protein, with protein MTQSKSRKSGCGCFSLLLFGIVGIAGGYFYGRNFIGQELTPSRSAMITPASAYATGFISTNPREWEEISQFGTNSAQEILTQNLQELIDENLTEETQTIDVEKDILPWLGGVSVAVLPSSSAGLDSNVALIMGVSNKFKANSFFQKYKNNLQTNPLETKYNGISVYEIDIENSEKIWATFFNNYLVISEQEEVVNQIIDTHKGKTSLANNYPQNLVNNNAVISIYFPEYDRILLKALKDSISEGELDEQVEEQLNKIKTIFMNMSIEDHGLKFTTLVKLSEPLEYQNNRQPVSENLLRKIPENSIFMINGNGINQLWQQLEIERKNIPELNELISETEIAVNQWLNLDLGNDIFSWLDGEFAFAVAVNLEKPLFNNNFYGLLLLESSNKNQGENTLSKLENMAQFLPFASINRTEIEGINITEWNNYQTTITSYAWLDNNNFLLTLGKTFNPNKILDKNSSILNSDNFKITTDSLAKNNYGYIYFDYQKALDFAFNIDPNFYEEFTPEMRALSDSIKAFALTSSSIDDTTDKVELNISLIKKNELN; from the coding sequence ATGACTCAGTCAAAATCCCGTAAAAGTGGTTGTGGATGCTTTAGTTTACTATTATTTGGAATTGTTGGTATTGCAGGGGGCTATTTCTATGGACGTAATTTTATCGGGCAAGAATTAACACCTAGCCGTAGTGCGATGATAACCCCTGCTTCTGCTTATGCTACTGGTTTTATTTCTACAAATCCTAGGGAGTGGGAAGAAATAAGTCAATTTGGGACAAATTCTGCTCAAGAAATTCTCACTCAAAATCTGCAAGAATTGATAGATGAAAATTTGACAGAAGAAACACAAACAATTGATGTAGAAAAAGATATTTTACCTTGGTTAGGAGGAGTGAGTGTGGCAGTTTTACCCTCCTCTTCTGCTGGATTGGATTCTAATGTTGCTTTAATTATGGGAGTTAGTAATAAATTTAAAGCAAATAGTTTCTTTCAAAAATATAAGAATAATTTGCAGACAAACCCTTTAGAAACAAAATATAATGGCATCAGTGTTTATGAAATTGATATAGAAAATAGTGAAAAAATTTGGGCTACTTTTTTTAATAATTATTTAGTGATAAGTGAGCAAGAAGAAGTAGTTAATCAAATCATTGACACTCATAAAGGAAAAACATCTTTAGCTAATAATTATCCTCAAAATTTAGTTAATAATAATGCAGTAATTTCTATTTATTTTCCAGAGTACGATCGCATCTTATTAAAAGCATTAAAAGATAGTATATCAGAAGGAGAATTAGATGAGCAAGTAGAGGAACAACTAAATAAAATTAAGACTATATTTATGAATATGAGTATAGAAGATCATGGATTAAAATTTACAACTTTAGTCAAATTATCTGAGCCTTTAGAATATCAAAATAATCGTCAACCAGTGTCAGAAAATTTACTAAGAAAAATTCCAGAAAATAGCATTTTTATGATTAACGGAAATGGGATTAATCAACTGTGGCAACAACTAGAAATCGAAAGAAAAAATATTCCAGAATTAAATGAATTAATAAGTGAAACAGAAATAGCAGTAAATCAATGGCTTAACTTGGACTTAGGTAATGATATTTTTAGCTGGTTAGATGGAGAATTTGCCTTTGCAGTGGCTGTAAATCTTGAAAAACCATTATTTAATAATAACTTTTATGGATTACTTCTCTTAGAAAGTAGTAATAAGAATCAAGGAGAAAATACTCTAAGTAAACTAGAAAATATGGCTCAATTTTTACCTTTTGCGTCTATTAATCGTACAGAAATAGAAGGAATTAATATCACGGAATGGAATAACTATCAAACAACTATTACTTCCTATGCTTGGTTAGATAATAATAATTTTTTACTTACCTTGGGAAAAACTTTTAACCCCAATAAAATTTTAGATAAAAATAGCTCAATTCTTAATAGTGATAATTTTAAGATAACAACAGATTCTCTCGCAAAAAATAATTATGGTTATATCTATTTTGATTATCAAAAAGCCCTCGATTTCGCCTTTAATATTGATCCCAATTTTTATGAAGAGTTTACCCCAGAAATGAGAGCATTATCTGATTCTATTAAAGCATTTGCCCTTACCAGCTCTAGTATAGATGATACGACTGATAAAGTGGAATTGAATATTTCTTTGATCAAAAAAAATGAATTGAATTAA